One Thermoanaerobacter kivui genomic window, TCTTAAATCAATTACTACACCGTGTGTTCCGTTTGCTGTTAAAGCTTTGGCATATGGGTCTACCGTTTCCACAAACTGGCCTTTTCTCAAGATTTTATAAGTGTAGAGAGCATTTTTGAGGTTTTCCTTTACATCAATAAACCATGTGCCTCCTTCGCTTTTTTCCATCTCTATTTCCTGCTTTTTATTATCTTTTAAGAGGCACAAATACACTTTCTCTGCAGTGGGGGACCAGAGACGGAATTTTGAAGAAGAAGTCGTGAAAGTGCATCCCAAATCTTCTCCATTGTATACCGGATATTCTTCATAATTTTTACACATATTACCTCTCCTTTCTCACTTTACTATTATATACTAAGGTTCTTGTATGTGCAATTGGGGAAGATTGTTAAGATAGTGTAAAATTTCAGTAGATAACGAAGCAGGAAAACGAGGTATAGATGATGTAGAAAAAAGACCTCACCGAAAAAAATCAAAAATCAAAACAAAGGAGGTTGAGGTCCGAGATAAAATAAAAAAGATAATGCAGCCGACAAAGCAGGAGGAAAAAAGAAAATACGCGGAAGAAGACATAGAAGAATGGGTAAGAGTTTCATTACCGATACTGAAAGGTCCATTTGCGAGCAAGCCATGGATAAAATACGTTTTATAGGTTATTAGCGGTGAGGTCGGCTGCAAAAAATTTTTACCTACAAAATCTTTGACACGGACTGGTTGCCAGATTTAATTGACATAATTTAGCTAAAATGTTATAATGAAAATAGAAAAATGTCATATTTTGCGCAATGATTCTCTTTTGCATGTCTTTATTTTTCATTTCTTTGACAGTCCTGCTGTGGCTTCCCAGGGAATATAGATAAAAAGGGGTGTTTTGATGGTGAAGGGCAGGTGTACGAAGTCTACAATTTACCTTTCCGATGTCAGAAAATTTTTAAAAGGAGAACATTTCAAATCTTACGCATTTTTAGGAAACAGGTTTATAAACTATCGAGGTAGGGAAGGGACGGTATTTTGTGTTTGGGCGCCTAACGCAGAGAAGGTAGGAGTTGCTGGTGATTTTAACAGCTGGGATGCAAAAAATCACATGATGCTCAAAGTAAAAGATTCAGGATTGTGGTGGATTTTCATAGAAGGGTTAAAGGAAGGGGAACTTTATAAATACGAAATTCACACAAAAGACAGGAAAAAGATTCTGAAAGCAGACCCTTATGCTATTTTTTCAGAAGTGCGACCTAATACTGCTTCTATTGTAAAAAATCTGCCTGAATACCAATGGCATGATGAAGAATGGATGGAGAAAAGAAAAAAGACAAATATTTTTGAAACTCCTATAAATATCTATGAGCTTCATTTGGGATCTTGGAGAAGGAAAGAAAATGGAGAATTGTTAAATTACAGAGAAATTGCCGACTTACTTGTGCCTTACGTGAAGGAGATGGGATATACCTATGTAGAACTGCTGCCTTTAATGGAACATCCTCTGGATATGTCTTGGGGGTATCAAATAACAGGATATTTTTCTATAACAAGCCGCTTTGGCACTCCTGAAGATTTTATGTATTTCGTTGATACACTGCATCAACATGACATTGGGGTAATTATGGACTGGGTGCCTGGGCATTTTTGCAAGGACGAATACGGATTGTACAATTTTGATGGGACACCTCTTTATGAGTATGAAGACCCTTTCATAAGAGAAAACCATCACTGGGGGACAGCCAATTTTGACGTGTCAAAACCAGGTGTAAAAAGTTTTCTCCTTTCTAATGCTTATTTCTGGTTTAAAGAGTACCACATTGACGGTTTCAGGTGTGATGCTATTTCTAACATGCTCTATCTTAATACCCGTTCTGGAAGGCAGGAAGTCCAAAATCAGGTGGTTTCCTTCTTACAGGAACTAAACAGGCTAATCTTTACCAATTTTCCCAATCCTTTGATGATTGCAGAAGAATCAAGTGCATATCCTTTGGTCACTTATCCTGATTATGAAGGTGGTCTTGGATTTAATTATAAATGGGATATGGGATGGATGAATGACACGTTAAGATATATGTCAATCATCCCTGAAGAGAGGAAATGGCATCACAATCTTCTCACTTTTTCAATTATGTACACATACTCTGAAAATTTCATATTGCCTTTGTCCCACGATGAGGTGGTGCACGGCAAAAAATCTTTACTTGACAAAATGCCGGGAAGCTGTGAAGAAAAGTTTGCAAATTTAAGGGTTTTATACGGATACATGATGACTCACCCGGGAAAGAAGCTACTTTTTATGGGAGGAGAATTCGGACAGTTTATAGAATGGGACTTTAAAAAAGAGCTGGACTGGTTTTTGCTGGATTATACAATGCATAAAAGCTTACATCAATATATGAAGGACTTAAATCAAATATATCTTTCTAATAAATGTTTGTGGGAAATGGACCACTCGACGGAAGGGTTTTTATGGATTGATGTGCATAACAGCGAACAGAGCATTATTTCTTACATAAGATATGCAAAAGACAAAAAGGATTTTTTAGTTGTTGTGTGCAACTTCAGCAGAGTGTCGTATCCCATCTACAGAATAGGTGTGCCTGAATTTTCAGTGTACAAAGAGATTTTGAACAGCGATGATGTCAAATACGGGGGAAGAGGCTTTGTAAATGAAGGTCCCATTGAAGCTGAAAAAGTAGGAATGCATGGCAAGCCTTACAGCATACAAATAAAATTGTCTCATCTTTCTGTAGTCATATTAAAGCCAGAGTATAATGAGGTGATTTGATGAAAAGGGAAATTATTGCATTAATTCTTGCGGGTGGGCAGGGTAGCAGGCTTGAGTCATTGACCAAGACAAATGCAAAACCTGCAGTAGAGTTTGGAGGTAAATACCGAATAATTGATTTTACTTTAAGCAATTGCTCTAATTCTTCTATAGAAGTGGTAGGGGTTTTGACTCAGTATCAACCTCTCATACTTCACTCTCATATAGGGATAGGTAGTGCCTGGGATTTGGACAGGGTAAATGGAGGTGTGACGATACTCCCGCCTTATACTGGAGAAAAAGGAGGTAGCTGGTACAGTGGAACTGCTGATGCAGTGCTGAAGAATATAAACTTTGTGGAAAGATATTCTCCTGAAAATTTATTGATTCTCTCTGGAGACCACATATATAAAATGCGTTATTTAAAAATGTTAAAGTTTCACAAGCAAAAAGATGCAGATGTGACGATTGCTGTTACAAAAGTGCCAATAGAAGAGGCGTCCCGTTTTGGCATAATGAATACCTACGAAGATTACAGGATATATGAATTTGAAGAAAAGCCTAAAAAACCAAAAAGCACATTGGCCTCAATGGGGATATACATCTTTAAGTGGGATAAGTTAAAAGAAGTTTTGCTTGAAGATGCTCAAGACGAGAGCTCTTCACATGATTTTGGTAAAGACATAATTCCTAAGATGCTTAAAAAAGGATATAGGATGTACGCTTATCTTTTTAAGGGATATTGGAAGGATGTGGGTACAATAAGTAGTTATTGGGAAGCAAGTATGGACCTCATAAATGAAGATCCTTATTCTAGCAAAGAGGGCATAGACCTTAATCTATTTGATAAGAATTGGAAAATATATAGCTTTTCCTTCGCATATCCTCCCCACTACATTGGTCCTTCTGCAGAAGTTTCAAACTCCTTGATTGTTGAAGGTTGTATGGTATTTGGGACTGTTTTAAATTCTGTCCTATCTTATGGCGTGATGGTGGGGGAAAACGCGGAAGTGAAAAATTCTATCACCATGTCTGATACAGTTATTGAAGAAGGGGCAAAGGTCATAAACAGCATAATTGGCCCTAAAGTGGTAATAAAAAGAGGAAGTGTTATAGGAAATGAAAAGAGGATAACTGTGATAAAAGAGGGGGAAGTTGTGGAGGGGATTATGGGATAAATTGGATAGAAAGGGGAGGGTTTTATGCTTGCTAATTATATAGGCATATTAAATTTGAACGAGGATGAAAGCAATTTAAAGAGCCTTACTATGAATAGGCCCTTGGCTTCTGTGATAATTTTTGGAAGGTATAGAGTGATAGATTTTATACTTTCAGATTTTGTAAATGCAGGCATAAAGACTGTAGGTATTTTTGGGCAAACTCATTCCCGGTCTTTAATTGACCATTTGGGTACAGGCAAGCCGTGGGACTTAGATAGAAAAATGGGAGGACTTTTTATATTCAATTATTGTTTAGAAAATCCTCCTATAAGCGATGTTAAACTTTTAAAAAATAACATGGAATTTTTTCACAGAAGCTCAGGTGACCATGTGATACTCGCTTCTTCTAGGATGATATACAAAATAGACTTCAACAAAGTCGCTAAATACCACGAAGAGATGGGAAATGATATAACAGTGGTATACAAAAAGGTGAAAGACGAGGAAGGAAGATTTTTAAACTGCGATGTGTTCAATTTGGATGAAAATAATAAAGTTTTAAGCGTAGGGAAAGTCTTGGGACTCAATGTAAGTGTGAATGTCTCTATGGAGACGTTTATAATGAAGAAAGACCTTTTGGTGGATTTTATTTACGAAGGTATAGAAAAAAACAAGCATGGTTCTTTTAAGGAATGCATATATGAGAGTGTGAATAAACTTAAGGTAGGGGCGTATGAGTACAAAGGCTATCTGAGCTGTGTAAATTCTATCAAAAATTACTATATCACTTCAATGGATATATTGGATTTGAGAGTGAGGAAGGAGCTATTTTTTGAGGGAGGTAAAGTTTACACAAAAACGAATGATTCTCCTCCTACAAAGTACTACGAAGGTTGTGAAGTAGAAAATTCGCTCATTTCAAACGGCTGCCTTATAAAGGGAAAAGTGAAAAACAGCATAATTTCAAGAGGAGTTGAGATAAAAGAGGGGGCAGTGGTGGAGGATTCAATAATTTTTTCAAATTGCATCATAGAAAGAGGAGCATTTCTAAAGAATGCCATTTTAGATAAAAATGTTATAGTGGAGGAGGGCAAAAAGCTAATTGGAGATAAAAAGTTTCCGATTGTAATAGAAAAGGGAGAAATAGTTGAAAATTTACTTAGAAAGGCAGGAGAAAGTAGAAAATGAAAATACTATTTGTTGCTTCAGAAGCGTATCCTTTTGCTAGAGTAGGTGGCCTTTCGGATGTAGCGTATTCTCTGCCAAAAGCTTTAAGGAAGTTGGGCGTTGACGTAAGAGTGATGCTTCCTAAATACAGTCAGATATCCCAGGAATATCAGAATGAGATGAGGCACCTTGCAAATTTTATAGTGCCTGTGGGTTGGAGAAATCAATACTGTGGAATTGAATATATAGAGTTTGAGGGAATTCCTTATTATCTTTTAGATAATGAATATTATTTTAAAAGACACCAATATTACGGATACTATGACGATGGAGAGAGGTTTGCTTATTTTAGCAGAGCTATTTTGGAGTCCATATACCATTTAGAAGATTTTAAGCCAGATATAATTCACTGCAATGACTGGCATACAGGTATTGTTCCAGTTTTATTAAAAGCCCATTACAGTCAAAGTGATGTCCACAAGAACATAAAAATAGTTTTTACTATACACAATTTAAAGTTTCAAGGGGTATTTCACAAAATAGTTTTAGGTGATCTACTATCCCTGGGAGATGAGTACTATGATGAGAACAGGCTTAAATACTACGATGGAATTTCTTTTATGAAAGGTGGAATCATATACTCAGACAAAGTGACAACTGTGAGTAAGACCTATGCAGAAGAGATAAAAACTCCTTTTTATGGCGAGGGGCTTCACGGACTTTTAGAAGGGATAGGAGATAAACTTGTAGGAATAGTAAATGGCATTGACTATGATTTTTATAACCCTCAAACAGATAAGGACATATATGTAAATTACGATGTAAATTCTTTTGAGAAGAAAAAAGAGAATAAGGTAAGGCTTCAAAAGGATTTAAAACTTGAAGTGGGGGAGAATATACCTTTAATAGGTCTCGTATCAAGGCTCACAAATCAAAAAGGTATTGATTTGGTCCTTGCAGTGCTGGAGGACATTTTGCATACAGGAGTACAATTCGTTGTTTTGGGCACAGGAGAAAAAAACTATGAAGATTCTCTTAAGTATTTTGCTTTTAAATATCCTTCTCAAATGGCTGCAATAATTGACTTTAGCGATTCACTGGCTAAAAAGATATATGCTTCATCAGATATGTTTTTAATGCCCTCTTTGTTTGAACCCTGCGGCATAAGTCAGCAAGTAGCTCAGAGATATGGGAGCCTTCCCATTGTAAGAGAGACAGGTGGGTTAAAAGATACAGTGATCCCCTATAATGAATACACTGGTGAGGGAAATGGTTTTTCATTTACAAACTACAACGCTCACGACATGTTGCACGTGATAGAGTATGCGGTGTCAATATATAAAGACAAAGAAAGGTGGAATAGGATAGTAAGGCAGGCTATGGAAGTAGACCACAGCTGGAATGCTTCTGCTAAAGGATATCTTTCACTTTACGAAAGTCTGTGAAATGATAAGGGGGCTCTTTACGTGCCCTCGTCTTAACTGCTAGAAGATTAATCCCTCTGATCTTTGCAATGCTCAGCAAAGGTCAAATATACCAAGAAAGAGGTGTTGATTGCCTCAAAAATTTTTTAATTACCCCCTTGACATTTTACCGTTTGTCTTTCAACAAGAGAGTATCTAAAAACCTCTTCCCTGGAGTCCAAACTATACACTCTAGTTACATAAAAAGACGTAGGTCCATCTGCAGTGCCAATTATGCCTATAGCAGCTGTTTCTTTTAAATTAAAATCCAGCATATGCGCAAAAATTATAGTTAAAAAATATCCCTAGCAGTTAACAATTTAGAACTTTCTATTTCTAGAGGAGAGTTTTTTGGGCTATTGGGGCCCAATGGAGTTGGAAAAACAACAGTAGTGAGAATGTTATGTGGGTTAATTTCTCCTACCTCTGGAGAGATTTTTATAGAAGGAGTTCCTATGAGAAGAGATACATTAGAACTGAAGAGAATAATAGGTATAGTGCCCCAACATGTAAATTTGGAGTGGGAAATGACTGTATGGGAAAACTTAGAACTTCATGGGCGCTTATATGGAATTCCTTTAAAAGAGAGGAGAAAAAGAATTTGTGAACTTCTTGAATATTTTGAATTAACTTCAAAAGTTAATGAAGTGATCACGACGCTATCTGGCGGAATGCAGAAGAAACTTATGATTGCTAGAGCATTAATGCATGATCCAAAAATATTAATACTAGATGAACCAACAGCTTCTCTTGATCCAGACATAAGGAGGAAGTTATGGGATTTAAGGCTATGCACCAAAAGGGATTAACCATAGTTCTTACTACTCACTATGTTGAAGAAGCAGAAATGCTTTGTGAAAGAGTAGGTCTCATGGATAAAGGAAGTCTAATAACGCTGGGTAAACCTAAAGAGCTGATAGGAGAAATAGGGCGATTTGTAGTGGAGTATTTTATCGAGGGGAGGACTATAAGGGAATTTTTTTCCGAAAGAGAACAAGCGTTTGAAAGAGCAGAGAGTATAAAAGGAAATGTAAATGTCCGAGAGACCAATTTAGAGGATGCTGTTTTAAAATTAGCTGGAAAGTTTTGAACTACGAGGGAGATAAACATGGGAGTCCCTACAATACTTTGGCGGGAATTTGTATTTTTTAGGAAAAGTTTTTGGAGTACTACTTTTAGCAACCTAGTTTCTCCTGCCCTGTATTTAATAGCATTTGGGTGGGGGATAGGAAGTGGAGTAAAAGTAGGAGAAGAAAACTATCTGACTTTTATAGTGCCAGGTATCATTGCGCTTACTACAATGACCACGAGTTTTGAAGCGGTTG contains:
- the glgB gene encoding 1,4-alpha-glucan branching protein GlgB; this translates as MVKGRCTKSTIYLSDVRKFLKGEHFKSYAFLGNRFINYRGREGTVFCVWAPNAEKVGVAGDFNSWDAKNHMMLKVKDSGLWWIFIEGLKEGELYKYEIHTKDRKKILKADPYAIFSEVRPNTASIVKNLPEYQWHDEEWMEKRKKTNIFETPINIYELHLGSWRRKENGELLNYREIADLLVPYVKEMGYTYVELLPLMEHPLDMSWGYQITGYFSITSRFGTPEDFMYFVDTLHQHDIGVIMDWVPGHFCKDEYGLYNFDGTPLYEYEDPFIRENHHWGTANFDVSKPGVKSFLLSNAYFWFKEYHIDGFRCDAISNMLYLNTRSGRQEVQNQVVSFLQELNRLIFTNFPNPLMIAEESSAYPLVTYPDYEGGLGFNYKWDMGWMNDTLRYMSIIPEERKWHHNLLTFSIMYTYSENFILPLSHDEVVHGKKSLLDKMPGSCEEKFANLRVLYGYMMTHPGKKLLFMGGEFGQFIEWDFKKELDWFLLDYTMHKSLHQYMKDLNQIYLSNKCLWEMDHSTEGFLWIDVHNSEQSIISYIRYAKDKKDFLVVVCNFSRVSYPIYRIGVPEFSVYKEILNSDDVKYGGRGFVNEGPIEAEKVGMHGKPYSIQIKLSHLSVVILKPEYNEVI
- a CDS encoding glucose-1-phosphate adenylyltransferase → MKREIIALILAGGQGSRLESLTKTNAKPAVEFGGKYRIIDFTLSNCSNSSIEVVGVLTQYQPLILHSHIGIGSAWDLDRVNGGVTILPPYTGEKGGSWYSGTADAVLKNINFVERYSPENLLILSGDHIYKMRYLKMLKFHKQKDADVTIAVTKVPIEEASRFGIMNTYEDYRIYEFEEKPKKPKSTLASMGIYIFKWDKLKEVLLEDAQDESSSHDFGKDIIPKMLKKGYRMYAYLFKGYWKDVGTISSYWEASMDLINEDPYSSKEGIDLNLFDKNWKIYSFSFAYPPHYIGPSAEVSNSLIVEGCMVFGTVLNSVLSYGVMVGENAEVKNSITMSDTVIEEGAKVINSIIGPKVVIKRGSVIGNEKRITVIKEGEVVEGIMG
- the glgD gene encoding glucose-1-phosphate adenylyltransferase subunit GlgD, producing MLANYIGILNLNEDESNLKSLTMNRPLASVIIFGRYRVIDFILSDFVNAGIKTVGIFGQTHSRSLIDHLGTGKPWDLDRKMGGLFIFNYCLENPPISDVKLLKNNMEFFHRSSGDHVILASSRMIYKIDFNKVAKYHEEMGNDITVVYKKVKDEEGRFLNCDVFNLDENNKVLSVGKVLGLNVSVNVSMETFIMKKDLLVDFIYEGIEKNKHGSFKECIYESVNKLKVGAYEYKGYLSCVNSIKNYYITSMDILDLRVRKELFFEGGKVYTKTNDSPPTKYYEGCEVENSLISNGCLIKGKVKNSIISRGVEIKEGAVVEDSIIFSNCIIERGAFLKNAILDKNVIVEEGKKLIGDKKFPIVIEKGEIVENLLRKAGESRK
- the glgA gene encoding glycogen synthase GlgA translates to MKILFVASEAYPFARVGGLSDVAYSLPKALRKLGVDVRVMLPKYSQISQEYQNEMRHLANFIVPVGWRNQYCGIEYIEFEGIPYYLLDNEYYFKRHQYYGYYDDGERFAYFSRAILESIYHLEDFKPDIIHCNDWHTGIVPVLLKAHYSQSDVHKNIKIVFTIHNLKFQGVFHKIVLGDLLSLGDEYYDENRLKYYDGISFMKGGIIYSDKVTTVSKTYAEEIKTPFYGEGLHGLLEGIGDKLVGIVNGIDYDFYNPQTDKDIYVNYDVNSFEKKKENKVRLQKDLKLEVGENIPLIGLVSRLTNQKGIDLVLAVLEDILHTGVQFVVLGTGEKNYEDSLKYFAFKYPSQMAAIIDFSDSLAKKIYASSDMFLMPSLFEPCGISQQVAQRYGSLPIVRETGGLKDTVIPYNEYTGEGNGFSFTNYNAHDMLHVIEYAVSIYKDKERWNRIVRQAMEVDHSWNASAKGYLSLYESL
- a CDS encoding ABC transporter ATP-binding protein, which produces MGPNGVGKTTVVRMLCGLISPTSGEIFIEGVPMRRDTLELKRIIGIVPQHVNLEWEMTVWENLELHGRLYGIPLKERRKRICELLEYFELTSKVNEVITTLSGGMQKKLMIARALMHDPKILILDEPTASLDPDIRRKLWDLRLCTKRD
- a CDS encoding ATP-binding cassette domain-containing protein, with amino-acid sequence MGFKAMHQKGLTIVLTTHYVEEAEMLCERVGLMDKGSLITLGKPKELIGEIGRFVVEYFIEGRTIREFFSEREQAFERAESIKGNVNVRETNLEDAVLKLAGKF